Proteins co-encoded in one Plectropomus leopardus isolate mb chromosome 14, YSFRI_Pleo_2.0, whole genome shotgun sequence genomic window:
- the stx11a gene encoding syntaxin-11a translates to MRDRLSELQTLTSKPAGEEFRLEDNHITEDEDLEQHAIVFEGEDVMDGIYKEAQALRKEMLLLKLDVKRLGKQNTRFLTSVRRISSIKRDSNALGRDIKARAEAIYARLQKLGKLSKELEEEHGPTSAVARMVRSQCISLNNAFHEAMSEYNEAEMVQRENCKTRIQRQAEIMGKEVTREQIDEMIETGKWNVFSDNLLLEGRTARSALNEIENRHKELLELESRIKDIHELFFQLAQLVEEQGCMLDNIEANVGATEDYVAKATVQIKKAVKYKKNNPCKKLFCCCFPCCN, encoded by the coding sequence ATGAGGGACCGACTGAGTGAGCTGCAGACGTTGACCTCCAAACCTGCAGGGGAGGAGTTCAGGCTTGAGGACAACCACATCACCGAGGATGAGGATCTGGAGCAACACGCCATCGTCTTCGAGGGCGAGGACGTGATGGACGGCATCTACAAAGAGGCCCAGGCGTTGAGGAAGGAGATGCTGCTGCTCAAACTGGACGTCAAGCGTCTTGGGAAGCAGAACACCAGGTTCCTCACGTCCGTCCGGAGGATCAGTAGCATCAAACGGGACTCCAACGCTCTGGGGCGGGACATCAAGGCCAGAGCGGAGGCCATTTACGCTCGTCTGCAGAAGCTGGGGAAGCTGAGCAAAGAGTTAGAAGAGGAGCACGGGCCCACATCAGCTGTGGCTCGCATGGTGAGGTCACAGTGTATTTCTCTAAACAACGCCTTCCACGAGGCCATGTCTGAGTACAACGAGGCCGAGATGGTGCAAAGGGAGAACTGCAAGACCCGCATCCAGAGGCAGGCGGAGATCATGGGCAAGGAGGTGACCCGGGAGCAGATCGACGAGATGATCGAGACGGGCAAGTGGAACGTCTTCTCGGATAACCTCCTCCTGGAGGGGAGGACTGCCAGATCGGCTCTCAACGAGATCGAGAACCGGCACAAGGAACTGCTGGAGCTGGAGAGCCGCATCAAGGACATCCACGAGCTCTTCTTCCAGTTGGCGCAGCTGGTGGAGGAGCAGGGCTGCATGCTGGACAACATCGAAGCAAATGTAGGTGCGACTGAGGACTATGTCGCCAAGGCCACGGTTCAGATCAAGAAGGCCGtgaagtacaagaaaaacaatccATGCAAGAAACTCTTTTGTTGCTGCTTCCCGTGCTGCAATTGA
- the si:dkeyp-110a12.4 gene encoding alpha-tectorin, giving the protein MVTSAEYLELEEEELNETVICTNDHMEVVIPSAFFLNKVPPVYVWDLHLNDPECRGVEVGDDYVFSIKTNLSDCGTIMASDDSHIMFINTIHNNDTDIITRNYINITFVCRYPINYLVQQPNGENMIRVDVRTITLNTEDGNFSVSMLLYKDEAFEDRWTTVPSLTLDDDIFVKVFMIPAHLMLRMERCWATPTSDPYSNIQYTFIRDSCPVLANEQTLSVLRNGQGPEATFRIQMFKFVGSSYTNVFLHCNVQICHNTAGLCQPNCSSDGEDELIRIRRDIPLSHTVSYGPIRRLLSNSEKPSLNAAGVPPVETFVLGGLLVVLLLITGVFGRLWLRSRRFYPAREAQLTLSNIHHISEVAS; this is encoded by the exons ATGGTCACCTCGGCCGAGTAtttggagctggaggaggagg AGCTCAATGAAACTGTCATTTGCACCAACGACCATATGGAGGTTGTTATTCCCAGTGCTTTTTTCCTCAACAAAGTGCCTCCAGTTTAT gtttgggatttgcatttaaatgacCCGGAGTGTCGTGGCGTTGAGGTCGGCGATGACTACGTTTTCAGCATAAAGACGAATCTCTCGGACTGCGGAACAATAATG GCCTCAGATGATTCGCACATCATGTTCATAAACACCATACACAACAACGACACAGACATAATAACGAGAAACTATATCAACATAACATTTGTGTGCCGCTACCCCATAAACTACCTGGTTCAACAACCAAATGGAGAAAACATGATCAGAGTAGATGTCAg AACCATCACTCTGAACACAGAGGACGGGAACTTTTCAGTGTCAATGTTACTGTACAAAGATGAAGCCTTTGAGGACAGATGGACCACTGTTCCATCACTGACGCTAGATGACGACATCTTTGTCAAAGTTTTCATG ATACCGGCTCATCTGATGCTGCGTATGGAGAGATGCTGGGCCACACCAACCAGTGATCCATACAGTAATATTCAGTACACCTTCATCAGAGACAG CTGCCCGGTGTTGGCGAATGAACAGACTCTGAGCGTGTTGAGGAACGGTCAAGGTCCAGAGGCCACGTTCAGGATACAAATGTTCAAGTTTGTCGGCAGCTCTTACACCAACGTCTTCCTCCACTGCAACGTCCAGATCTGCCACAACACTGCGGGACTGTGCCAGCCT AACTGTTCCAGTGACGGTGAAGATGAATTAATCAGGATACGGAGAGACATCCCTCTGTCTCATACAGTGTCTTACGGACCAATCAGACGACTACTAAGCAATAGTGAAAAGCCCAGTCTGA ATGCAGCCGGGGTCCCTCCTGTGGAGACCTTTGTCCTTGGAGGACTGCTGGTCGTCCTGCTGCTGATCACAGGAGTGTTTGGGAGGCTGTGGCTTCGCTCCAGACGCTTCTACCCTGCGAGGGAGGCGCAGCTCACCCTGTCCAACATTCACCACATCTCAGAGGTGGCCTCATGA
- the LOC121953935 gene encoding syntaxin-11-like: MRDRLTHLHQVQTDSDGFCTVELDNLSAHDAAAASQTITDQDLDGVLQEAQQIRLEIQHIQNDISELKDVNHQALNKTSYATASKRDSNAIGADIKRRGESVLQRLHMMNALRGELEAQRGSSDPTARIARTQYQCLSNALREVMFSYNDTEMSHREACKRQIQRQMEVVGREISEEELEEMMESPEVNVFSAQVEGKTARSAFLQIESRHKELLELEKRIEGIQELFLDVAVLTEEQGLAIENIQKNVQNTGVIVEDAVFKLERATASDKNNPFKKMFCSCFPCYN; the protein is encoded by the coding sequence atGAGAGACCGGCTGACGCACCTCCATCAGGTGCAGACTGACTCTGACGGTTTCTGCACGGTGGAGCTGGACAATTTATCAgctcatgatgcagcagcagcatcacagaCCATCACTGACCAGGACCTGGATGGCGTCCTGCAGGAGGCCCAACAGATTCGTCTGGAGATCCAGCACATCCAGAACGACATCAGCGAGCTGAAAGATGTGAATCACCAGGCCTTGAACAAAACCTCATACGCCACTGCTTCAAAGCGGGACTCTAATGCAATCGGGGCGGATATCAAACGCAGGGGAGAGTCTGTGCTGCAGCGGCTGCACATGATGAACGCCCTCAGAGGGGAGCTGGAGGCCCAGCGTGGCAGCTCTGACCCCACAGCTCGCATCGCTCGAACACAGTACCAGTGTCTCAGCAACGCCCTGCGGGAGGTGATGTTCAGCTACAACGACACAGAGATGAGCCACAGGGAGGCGTGTAAACGGCAGATCCAGAGGCAGATGGAGGTGGTGGGCAGGGAGATCAgcgaggaggagctggaggagatgaTGGAGAGCCCAGAGGTGAATGTGTTCAGCGCCCAGGTGGAGGGAAAAACCGCTCGCTCGGCTTTCCTGCAGATCGAGAGCCGACACAAGGAGCTGCTGGAGCTGGAAAAGAGGATCGAGGGGATCCAGGAGCTGTTTCTGGATGTGGCCGTGCTCACAGAGGAGCAGGGGCTCGCCATCGAAAACATCCAGAAAAACGTCCAAAATACTGGAGTTATAGTTGAGGATGCAGTGTTCAAGCTGGAGAGAGCCACTGCATCCGATAAAAACAACCCATTCAAGAAGATGTTTTGTAGCTGCTTTCCATGTTATAACTAA
- the fbxo30a gene encoding F-box only protein 30a, translating into MDGLHSHCLKCINRRCMARPEAGVCCDLIGCPLVCGAVFHSCKLEEHRLLCPYERLPCLNSGFGCPFTIARIKMAQHLETCPASIVCCTMEWNRWPVSYADRKSYENLSKDFDEVEQLDMALALQDQRMLLESLKVTTTVSKNGDKEADESVKMATASSLPETILGNVTVDMEEEPYNGLYRASVETSRSLAAALDILTNSKDIDVIVGNLNGEKTDKNGALHNGENGESHDVYVAEDGKNVDMQESDSDSECELGAVGGVDCAVGTDGEEDGISWAEENDFVELFFEEKKDVIEEPIDDSNLVWPEMPQNYMPVVALEPPIPQQEPVPHPMPFLLSDHVRNNFLQHLPTELRYRCLERKLQNVEVLRGISMFTFNGRRALLSDPYLFRAKMEDKAVDTSDLEVADDPMGLHGIDLITAALLFCLGDSPGGRGISDSRFVDGYHIDFGTQTFSFPSAILATNTMVGDIASASACDHASPQLSNPSPFHTLRLDLVLECVARYQTKQRSMFTFVCGQLFRRDEFSSHFKNVHGDIHAGLNGWMEQRCPLAYYGCTYSQRRFCPSVQGFRIIHDRHLGSFGVQPGLPLRSGDNLPRKSCRFGSRSDQFSSLPFEVLQHVASFLDSFSLCQLSRVSRTMRDVCASLLQMRGMVVLLWEKKRRDDGSPSWQITDKVWRFSTAFGTVNEWKFANIASMADHLKKCKFNTIARREEAIPLPCMCFTRELTKEGRCLRSVLKPVA; encoded by the exons ATGGATGGCCTGCACTCCCACTGCCTGAAATGCATCAACAGAAGATGCATGGCAAGACCAGAGGCAGGTGTTTGCTGCGACCTCATCGGCTGTCCTCTTGTCTGTGGAGCAGTTTTTCACTCGTGTAAACTAGAGGAACACCGTCTGCTGTGTCCATATGAGCGGCTGCCATGCCTTAACAGTGGATTTGGCTGCCCGTTCACTATTGCAAGGATCAAGATGGCACAACACCTTGAGACGTGCCCAGCAAGTATAGTGTGTTGTACTATGGAGTGGAACCGCTGGCCCGTGAGCTATGCCGATCGCAAATCCTATGAAAACTTGAGCAAAGACTTTGATGAGGTGGAGCAGCTAGACATGGCGTTGGCATTGCAGGATCAGAGGATGTTGTTAGAGTCACTGAAGGTCACAACCACTGTGTCAAAGAATGGGGATAAAGAAGCGGATGAAAGCGTCAAAATGGCCACAGCGTCAAGCCTACCGGAAACTATATTAGGTAACGTCACAGTTGATATGGAAGAGGAGCCCTACAACGGGTTGTATAGAGCCTCAGTGGAGACAAGCAGAAGTTTAGCAGCTGCCTTGGACATCCTCACTAACTCCAAGGATATTGATGTAATTGTTGGAAATTTAAACGGGGAAAAGACTGATAAAAATGGAGCACTCCACAATGGGGAAAATGGTGAGAGTCATGATGTTTATGTTGCAGAAGATGGGAAGAATGTAGATATGCAGGAGAGCGACTCTGATTCAGAGTGTGAGCTCGGAGCTGTAGGTGGGGTGGACTGCGCAGTCGGGACAGATGGAGAAGAAGATGGTATCAGCTGGGCAGAAGAAAACGATTttgttgagctgttttttgaagAGAAGAAAGATGTTATTGAGGAGCCAATAGATGATTCCAACCTCGTATGGCCAGAGATGCCTCAGAATTACATGCCTGTTGTAGCACTGGAGCCTCCCATACCCCAGCAAGAGCCGGTTCCACATCCAATGCCATTCCTGCTGTCTGATCACGTGAGAAATAACTTCTTGCAACACTTACCCACTGAACTCAGGTATCGGTGTTTGGAGCGCAAACTACAGAATGTAGAGGTGCTCAGAGGAATaagtatgtttacatttaatgGACGTCGAGCTCTGCTGTCAGATCCTTACTTGTTTCGAGCAAAGATGGAGGACAAGGCGGTGGACACATCTGACCTGGAAGTAGCAGACGACCCCATGGGCCTCCACGGCATCGATCTCatcactgcagctctgctctttTGCCTCGGTGACTCCCCAGGAGGCAGAGGAATCTCAGACAGCAGGTTCGTCGATGGTTACCACATTGACTTTGGTACTCAGACATTCTCCTTCCCCTCAGCCATTCTTGCAACTAACACCATGGTGGGAGACATCGCTTCGGCCTCTGCCTGCGATCACGCCAGCCCACAGCTCTCCAACCCTAGCCCCTTCCACACCCTCAGGCTGGACCTTGTGCTCGAATGTGTGGCTCGATACCAAACAAAGCAGCGCTCCATGTTCACATTTGTGTGCGGGCAGCTGTTCAGACGGGATGAGTTCTCATctcatttcaaaaatgttcacGGGGACATTCACGCCGGACTCAACGGCTGGATGGAGCAACGCTGCCCCTTGGCCTACTATGGCTGCACCTACTCCCAAAGACGATTCTGCCCGTCTGTACAGGGCTTCAGGATCATCCATGACAGGCACCTCGGCTCGTTTGGGGTTCAGCCTGGTTTGCCCTTAAGAAGCGGAGACAACCTCCCGAGAAAGAGCTGCCGCTTTGGCTCACGAAGCGATCAGTTCAGCAGCCTACCATTTGAGGTGTTGCAACATGTAGCGAGCTTCCTGGACAGCTTTAGCTTGTGCCAGCTTTCTAGAGTGTCCCGCACCATGAGGGATGTGTGTGCTAGTCTGCTCCAGATGCGTGGCATGGTCGTCCTGCTGTGGGAGAAGAAACGGCGTGATGACGGATCTCCATCATGGCAGATCACTGACAAG GTGTGGCGATTCAGCACAGCTTTCGGCACAGTGAACGAGTGGAAGTTTGCCAACATCGCCAGCATGGCCGACCACCTCAAGAAGTGCAAGTTCAATACGATTGCCCGTCGGGAAGAGGCAATCCCTCTGCCGTGCATGTGCTTCACCAGAGAGCTCACCAAAGAGGGAAGGTGTTTACGCTCAGTTCTCAAACCAGTAGCATAA